Proteins encoded by one window of Brevibacterium atlanticum:
- a CDS encoding GNAT family N-acetyltransferase, protein MTNYRFEDFKPTIDESTGEPDERTKGYFASTSVGFHDARSTDKALKNRVERAIADGRNLTAVYADQEYEHGLDSSIPVATFAWFEKLVNVGGGRLVPGHLITWITVRPTHRRRGLLRSMMTTDLAEAKANGYPFAALTATEGGIYSRFGFGVATWSHSIEVDTSPGFKMVREPDRRVEMCLPSELRELAPEIYDRFMRTSPGAMQRQQTYIERATGALNTETGEEDRGVRAALHFDEQGEPDGYVSYKFAGWSKTPPTVDIIDFVAVTDAAYASLWSFLAAIDLSTRVTFGESAEYSPLPWLLTDSRRVKTVATEDNIWIRILDVKAALEARPWYVPGTLTIDVDDSLDLAGGRFTIASDGESAEVTPASESTPADLGLGIAELGSLYFGGADPVILARAGRIDEQTPGAAVLASAMFSLGRAPYSPNGF, encoded by the coding sequence GTGACGAATTACAGATTCGAAGACTTCAAGCCCACCATCGACGAGTCCACGGGAGAACCGGACGAGCGCACGAAGGGGTATTTCGCCTCGACGAGCGTGGGCTTCCACGACGCCCGGTCGACCGACAAGGCGCTGAAGAATCGTGTCGAGCGGGCGATCGCCGATGGCCGCAACCTCACGGCCGTCTACGCGGATCAGGAGTACGAGCACGGGCTCGACTCCTCGATCCCGGTGGCGACGTTCGCATGGTTCGAGAAGCTCGTCAACGTCGGCGGGGGACGGCTCGTGCCCGGGCACCTCATCACCTGGATCACGGTGCGCCCGACGCATCGCCGGCGTGGTCTGCTGCGGTCGATGATGACCACGGACCTCGCCGAGGCGAAGGCGAACGGCTACCCGTTCGCCGCACTCACCGCCACCGAGGGCGGGATCTATTCGCGGTTCGGCTTCGGAGTGGCCACATGGTCGCATTCGATCGAGGTCGACACCTCGCCGGGATTCAAGATGGTCCGCGAACCCGACCGGCGCGTCGAGATGTGCCTGCCCAGTGAACTGCGAGAGCTGGCGCCGGAGATCTATGACCGGTTCATGCGCACCTCGCCGGGAGCGATGCAGCGCCAGCAGACCTACATCGAACGCGCCACCGGGGCGCTCAACACCGAGACCGGTGAGGAGGACCGGGGTGTGCGTGCCGCCCTGCACTTCGACGAGCAGGGTGAGCCCGACGGTTATGTGTCCTACAAGTTCGCCGGATGGTCGAAGACCCCGCCGACCGTGGACATCATCGACTTCGTCGCCGTCACCGATGCCGCGTATGCCTCCCTGTGGTCGTTCCTCGCCGCCATCGACCTGTCCACCCGGGTGACCTTCGGCGAATCCGCCGAATACTCGCCGCTGCCGTGGCTGCTCACCGATTCGAGGCGCGTGAAGACCGTGGCCACCGAGGACAACATCTGGATCCGCATCCTCGACGTCAAGGCCGCCCTCGAGGCCCGGCCCTGGTACGTGCCCGGCACCCTGACGATCGACGTCGACGATTCCCTCGACCTCGCCGGGGGTCGGTTCACGATCGCCTCGGACGGTGAGAGCGCCGAGGTGACTCCCGCGTCCGAATCGACGCCGGCAGATCTGGGGCTGGGCATCGCCGAGCTCGGATCGCTGTACTTCGGCGGCGCCGATCCCGTCATCCTCGCCCGCGCCGGACGCATCGACGAGCAGACACCCGGGGCAGCCGTGCTCGCGAGCGCGATGTTCAGCCTCGGCCGGGCACCGTATTCGCCGAACGGGTTCTGA
- a CDS encoding ABC transporter permease, giving the protein MPEDPPEPSHRSDTVWSRLRRSRPAMIGLGLVVLFVALAVLAPVFSAITGNSPYAYNPDLLGPDTSPAGHLGGVSPQHWFGVEPRTGRDLFAIVSYGAQVSLLIGLAATVVSVAVGVAVGLIAGFYGGIADRLLSRLTDIIFGFPFLIFAIALSATVPASFPRPLLLILVIGLFGWPSIARVIRSETLSLRERGFVRAAAAQGTGSRRIIVREIAPNILATVIVFTTVSIPGKIGAEAALSFLGVGVNPPTPSWGRSISDAISWVQVDPMYLIFPGMALFLVTLGFNMFGDGLRDALDPADRGNENAATADPMSAGGQP; this is encoded by the coding sequence GTGCCTGAAGACCCACCAGAGCCGAGCCATCGCTCGGACACCGTCTGGTCCCGGCTGCGACGTTCCCGGCCGGCGATGATCGGGCTCGGGCTCGTCGTCCTCTTCGTCGCTCTCGCCGTCCTCGCCCCGGTCTTCTCCGCGATCACCGGCAACAGCCCGTATGCCTACAATCCGGATCTGCTCGGTCCCGACACATCACCGGCGGGCCACCTCGGCGGCGTCAGCCCGCAGCACTGGTTCGGTGTCGAACCCCGCACCGGGCGCGACCTGTTCGCCATCGTGTCCTACGGCGCCCAGGTGTCACTGCTCATCGGATTGGCCGCGACCGTCGTCTCCGTCGCCGTCGGCGTGGCAGTGGGACTCATCGCCGGCTTCTACGGCGGCATCGCCGACCGCCTGCTCTCGCGGCTGACCGACATCATCTTCGGCTTCCCCTTCCTCATCTTCGCCATCGCCCTGTCCGCCACGGTTCCCGCGAGCTTCCCCCGCCCTCTGCTGCTCATCCTCGTCATCGGGCTCTTCGGCTGGCCGTCCATCGCCCGCGTCATCCGCAGCGAGACCCTGTCCCTGCGCGAACGCGGATTCGTCCGCGCCGCGGCCGCCCAGGGCACGGGCAGCAGACGCATCATCGTCCGCGAGATCGCCCCGAACATCCTCGCCACCGTCATCGTGTTCACGACGGTGTCGATTCCGGGCAAGATCGGCGCCGAGGCGGCCCTGTCCTTCCTCGGGGTCGGCGTCAATCCGCCCACCCCGTCCTGGGGACGGTCGATCTCCGATGCGATCAGCTGGGTCCAGGTCGACCCCATGTATCTCATATTCCCGGGCATGGCACTGTTCCTCGTCACGCTCGGATTCAACATGTTCGGAGACGGACTGCGCGATGCCCTCGACCCAGCGGACCGCGGGAACGAGAACGCCGCGACAGCCGATCCGATGAGCGCAGGAGGCCAGCCGTGA
- a CDS encoding ABC transporter permease, whose product MIRAKFIASRTIGAILVLLIIAAACFAIFYLMPSNPAQYSCGKPCSPDRLAEVESYLGVDQAWWKQLFDFLGGIVTGRTFGSGAAAIHCDAPCFGYSFRLRESVTDLIVSRLPITLSLTLGAAVLWAVGGIAAGLIASLKRGTFTDSAVMGAAITGISAPTYLLGLLGVLLFGFTLNVVPIGGYIPLTENPAMWAFHLILPWIVLAIANGAIYARLTRGQMLEVLGQDYIRTARAKGLSETVVIGKHGLRNLVVPLTTLFAIDVGGLLGGAVITEKVFALGGVGTLLLEAVSSLDIQVIVGVTLFAAAIVIIANLLADLSYSLLDPRIRASR is encoded by the coding sequence GTGATCCGAGCGAAATTCATCGCCTCCCGCACGATCGGGGCGATCCTCGTCCTCCTCATCATCGCGGCCGCATGTTTCGCGATCTTCTACCTCATGCCCTCGAATCCGGCCCAGTACTCGTGCGGTAAGCCGTGCTCTCCGGACAGGCTCGCCGAGGTGGAGTCCTACCTCGGCGTCGATCAGGCCTGGTGGAAGCAGCTCTTCGACTTCCTCGGCGGCATCGTCACCGGTCGCACCTTCGGTTCGGGAGCAGCCGCGATCCACTGCGACGCTCCGTGCTTCGGATACTCGTTCCGGCTGCGCGAATCGGTCACCGACCTCATCGTCTCCCGCCTGCCCATCACCCTGTCTCTGACTCTCGGCGCCGCCGTGCTCTGGGCCGTCGGCGGCATCGCCGCCGGTCTCATCGCCTCACTCAAGCGGGGCACCTTCACCGACAGCGCGGTGATGGGGGCGGCGATCACGGGAATCTCCGCACCGACCTACCTGCTCGGCCTCCTCGGCGTGCTCCTCTTCGGGTTCACCCTCAACGTGGTGCCGATCGGCGGCTACATTCCGCTGACGGAGAACCCGGCGATGTGGGCCTTCCACCTCATCCTGCCGTGGATCGTGCTCGCGATCGCCAACGGAGCGATCTACGCTCGGCTCACCCGCGGGCAGATGCTCGAGGTGCTCGGTCAGGACTACATCCGCACGGCCAGGGCGAAGGGACTGTCCGAGACCGTCGTCATCGGCAAGCACGGGCTGCGCAACCTCGTCGTGCCGTTGACCACGCTGTTCGCCATCGACGTCGGCGGACTCTTGGGCGGGGCCGTGATCACGGAGAAGGTCTTCGCCCTCGGCGGCGTCGGCACTCTGCTGCTCGAGGCCGTCTCCAGCCTCGACATCCAGGTCATCGTCGGGGTCACCCTCTTCGCCGCCGCCATCGTCATCATCGCGAATCTGCTCGCCGATCTCAGCTATTCGCTCCTCGATCCGAGAATCCGGGCAAGCCGATGA
- a CDS encoding ABC transporter substrate-binding protein, whose amino-acid sequence MKRSALVAASLALGLVLTGCNANPELNDDSQANTLGETHKGGTLSIFSEDPDIDFDPGKSQGLAITSLGLVLRRLTTWDIQPGKEAKVVPDLATDTGKASDDGKTWTFTLRDGLKYENGKPITTADIKYGLERSFSTELSGGLSYHKSVLEGGSDYKGPFTGKDLDSIETPDEKTIVFHLNSAFGDFPWIASMPAFSPVPKDSDDPGKYGQDPVASGPYKVESNKSGAEAVLTRNDEWNEDTDPVRTAGPDKVVFKLGQDASVTSQALISDSGDAKNGFSASFVPASQLAQVQNDANAKSRLVTSGPGALAYLAMNNTSKGLDDVKVRQAINYAVDKNTYRIAGGGEIAGDYASTLITPGIPGRQDYDLYKADPGGDVEKAKSLLKESGAKLGTLKLLVKNDATSVAQAEAIQEALARVDIKTTIKSVDTNTYSADATANKPDYDLVLGSWQPDFPSANGNIQPLFDSSQIGNGNFNLSRYENKDVDALIKKATETVDPAEAQKVWAEADKTIMEDAPIVPLIYTKNSFLHGSNVENFVIGDFPAYPVYFKASLKG is encoded by the coding sequence ATGAAGAGATCAGCGCTCGTCGCGGCCAGCCTTGCCCTCGGGCTCGTCCTCACCGGATGCAATGCGAACCCCGAATTGAACGACGATTCCCAGGCCAACACACTCGGTGAGACCCACAAGGGTGGGACGCTGAGCATCTTCAGCGAGGACCCCGACATCGATTTCGATCCGGGCAAGAGCCAGGGACTGGCGATCACCTCGCTCGGGCTCGTCCTCCGCCGTCTGACCACCTGGGACATCCAACCGGGCAAGGAGGCGAAGGTCGTGCCGGATCTCGCCACCGACACGGGCAAGGCCAGCGACGACGGCAAGACGTGGACGTTCACGCTCAGGGACGGGCTGAAGTACGAGAACGGCAAACCGATCACGACCGCCGACATCAAGTACGGTCTCGAACGCTCCTTCTCGACCGAGCTCTCCGGCGGTCTGAGCTACCACAAGTCGGTCCTCGAAGGCGGATCGGACTACAAGGGCCCGTTCACCGGCAAGGACCTCGACTCGATCGAGACCCCGGATGAGAAGACGATCGTCTTCCACCTCAATTCCGCGTTCGGCGACTTCCCGTGGATCGCCTCGATGCCCGCGTTCTCCCCCGTGCCGAAGGACTCCGACGACCCCGGCAAGTACGGTCAGGACCCCGTCGCCTCTGGCCCATACAAGGTCGAGTCGAACAAATCCGGAGCCGAGGCGGTGCTCACCCGCAATGACGAGTGGAACGAGGATACCGACCCGGTGCGCACGGCCGGACCCGACAAGGTCGTGTTCAAGCTCGGGCAGGACGCCTCGGTGACCTCGCAGGCGCTCATCTCCGACTCCGGGGATGCGAAGAACGGCTTCTCGGCCAGCTTCGTGCCCGCCTCGCAGCTGGCACAGGTGCAGAACGATGCGAATGCGAAGTCGCGGCTGGTCACCTCGGGGCCGGGGGCGTTGGCCTACCTCGCGATGAACAACACGTCGAAGGGCCTCGACGACGTCAAGGTCCGGCAGGCGATCAACTATGCCGTCGACAAGAACACGTACCGCATCGCCGGCGGCGGCGAGATCGCCGGCGACTACGCCTCGACGCTCATCACTCCGGGGATCCCCGGACGCCAGGACTACGACCTGTACAAGGCCGATCCGGGCGGCGACGTCGAGAAGGCGAAGTCCCTGCTCAAAGAGTCGGGTGCGAAGCTCGGCACACTCAAGCTGCTGGTGAAGAACGATGCGACTTCAGTGGCCCAGGCCGAGGCGATCCAGGAGGCCCTGGCCCGCGTCGACATCAAGACGACGATCAAATCCGTCGATACGAACACGTATTCGGCCGATGCCACGGCGAACAAGCCCGACTATGACCTCGTGCTCGGGTCCTGGCAGCCGGACTTCCCCTCAGCCAACGGCAATATCCAGCCGCTCTTCGACTCCTCGCAGATCGGCAACGGCAACTTCAACCTCTCGCGGTACGAGAACAAGGACGTCGACGCTCTCATCAAGAAGGCCACCGAGACCGTCGATCCCGCCGAAGCGCAGAAGGTGTGGGCCGAGGCCGACAAGACGATCATGGAGGATGCGCCGATCGTTCCGCTCATCTACACGAAGAACTCGTTCCTGCACGGTTCGAACGTCGAGAACTTCGTCATCGGCGACTTCCCGGCCTACCCCGTGTACTTCAAGGCATCGCTGAAGGGCTGA
- a CDS encoding dipeptide ABC transporter ATP-binding protein, which translates to MSEIAAALRYEGHSVSFGAREITRDVSFDLVPGSVLALVGESGSGKSVTALAALGLVPGASQTGSVVLHGQAGAGGQAGGAEPGQADAGGESAGRGADVDLVGLDATELRPIRGERIGVVFQEPMGAFNPMFRVGSQIAEAVRAHAKDTGAGSENSASTSDRVAAQLRKVGLPEPDRIMRAYPHELSGGQLQRAMIALATINSPQVLFADEPTTALDVTVQTGILDLLRRQADEGQAVLLITHDMGVVADVADRVAVMKDGSIVETGEVDAIFAAPAHPYTKELLAAVPRLSSVVGDSAGARPAAASPTPPQSATTSPAAELRSASVVHRTPGGELRALDDVSLVVPAETIMGLVGESGSGKSTIANVLTGGQALASGEAFVAGEAVTTRPNRRQRRRRASIGVVFQDPRGSLNPRRSVGTQIAEPLRVHRDLSAKETTARVRSLLDDVRLPADFAERYPHELSGGQRQRVAIARALALDPTLLIADEPTSALDVSVQQGVLRLLNELHEAHEFACLFISHDLAVVEQLASQVVVLKDGAIVEQGPSRQVLTDPQQAYTRELIESAPIPDPKIQAARRAARLAA; encoded by the coding sequence ATGTCAGAGATCGCAGCGGCACTGCGCTACGAGGGACATTCGGTGTCCTTCGGCGCGCGTGAGATCACCCGGGACGTCTCCTTCGACCTCGTCCCGGGATCGGTCCTCGCCCTCGTCGGCGAGTCCGGTTCGGGCAAATCGGTGACCGCGCTGGCCGCTCTCGGCCTCGTGCCGGGAGCAAGCCAGACCGGGTCCGTGGTCCTCCACGGGCAGGCGGGTGCGGGCGGCCAGGCAGGTGGGGCTGAGCCCGGCCAGGCGGATGCGGGCGGAGAGTCGGCTGGGCGGGGCGCTGATGTCGACCTCGTCGGCCTTGACGCAACCGAGCTGCGGCCGATCCGCGGCGAACGCATCGGCGTTGTGTTCCAGGAGCCGATGGGCGCGTTCAATCCGATGTTCCGCGTCGGATCCCAGATCGCCGAGGCGGTCCGTGCCCATGCGAAGGACACCGGGGCCGGGTCAGAGAACAGCGCGTCGACCAGCGATCGCGTCGCCGCTCAGCTGCGCAAGGTCGGCCTGCCCGAACCGGACCGGATCATGCGCGCCTATCCGCACGAGCTCTCCGGCGGACAGCTGCAGCGGGCGATGATCGCGCTGGCGACGATCAACTCCCCGCAGGTCCTCTTCGCCGACGAACCCACGACGGCCCTCGACGTCACGGTGCAGACCGGGATCCTCGACCTGCTGCGCCGACAGGCCGATGAGGGGCAGGCCGTCCTCCTCATCACCCACGATATGGGTGTCGTCGCCGATGTCGCCGACCGGGTGGCCGTGATGAAGGACGGCAGCATCGTCGAAACCGGTGAGGTCGATGCGATCTTCGCTGCGCCGGCCCACCCCTACACGAAGGAGCTGCTGGCCGCGGTGCCGAGGCTCAGTTCGGTCGTCGGGGACTCTGCCGGCGCACGCCCCGCTGCGGCCTCTCCCACTCCGCCCCAATCCGCCACGACCTCTCCGGCAGCCGAGCTGCGCTCGGCGAGCGTCGTCCATCGCACTCCCGGTGGTGAACTCCGCGCCCTCGACGACGTCTCCCTCGTCGTTCCGGCCGAGACGATCATGGGTCTCGTCGGCGAATCCGGTTCGGGAAAGTCGACGATCGCGAATGTCCTCACCGGCGGTCAGGCCCTGGCCTCGGGTGAGGCGTTCGTCGCCGGTGAAGCGGTGACGACGAGGCCGAATCGTCGGCAGCGTCGGCGCCGTGCGAGCATCGGTGTCGTCTTCCAAGATCCGAGGGGTTCGCTCAACCCGCGCCGGTCCGTGGGCACGCAGATCGCCGAACCGCTGCGCGTCCACCGTGACCTCAGTGCGAAGGAGACGACGGCCCGGGTGCGCAGCCTTCTTGACGACGTCCGACTGCCCGCCGACTTCGCGGAACGCTATCCGCACGAGCTCTCGGGCGGGCAACGGCAGCGAGTCGCGATCGCCCGCGCACTGGCACTCGACCCCACCCTCCTCATCGCCGACGAACCGACCTCAGCGCTCGACGTCTCGGTCCAGCAGGGAGTGCTCCGACTGCTGAACGAACTGCACGAAGCACACGAGTTCGCCTGCCTGTTCATCAGCCACGACCTCGCCGTCGTCGAACAGCTCGCCTCCCAGGTCGTCGTCCTCAAGGACGGAGCGATCGTCGAGCAGGGTCCGAGCCGACAGGTGCTCACCGATCCGCAGCAGGCCTACACCCGTGAACTCATCGAGTCCGCACCGATCCCCGACCCGAAGATCCAGGCGGCAAGACGGGCGGCCCGGCTCGCCGCGTAG